CGCGCTGGACGGTGACGCCGAGCGGCGGCACGTCGGCGATCTTGATCGTGTTGTTCTCGCTGGCGGAGATCGCCTCCGAGAGATCGTGGCCGACCTTCTTCGCGTCGACGTCGAACGCGGCGACGAACTCGACGTCGCGCACGTGGTACTCGCCGAACTGGACGTGCATCAAACCGGGGACGCGCGTGCCGGGATCCGCGTCGCGGTAGTACTGCACGCCCTGGACCAGCGACGAGGCGCAGTTGCCGACGCCCACGATGGCCACCCGAACGCGGCGGTTCTCGCCCATGCCGGTTTCTCCTTCAATCTCATTCACTTGCATCTGCAGGTCTGCCGCCCCGTTGCGGCCGCCGCTCAACTCGGTCCCGGCTGCTCCGGGCCGCGCTGCTCGGCTTGTTCGTGCGCGATCAGCTCGTTGAGCCAGCGCACCTCCCGCTCGCTCGACTCCAGCCCCAGCCGGTGCAGCTCGCGGGTGTAGCGGTCGATCTTCTCCTCGGCCCTGGCCAGCGCGTCCCGCAACCCTTCGCGCCGCTCCTCGACGCGGCGGCGGCGGCCTTCCAGGATGCGCATCCTGACGTCGGCCGGTGTCCGCGAGAAGAACGCCAGGTGGACGCCGAATCCCTCGTCGTCCCACGTCTGCGGTCCCGCGTCGCCGAGCAGTTCGGCGAAGCGTTCCTTGCCCTCGGCGGTGAGCTTGTAGACGCGGCGGCCGCGCCGGGACCACGCCCGGTCGTCCGCCTCGTCGAACTCCTCGACGAGGTAACCGGCCCGCAGCAGCCGGCGCAAGGTCGGATACAG
The nucleotide sequence above comes from Amycolatopsis sp. AA4. Encoded proteins:
- a CDS encoding PadR family transcriptional regulator; amino-acid sequence: MLELAILGLLHEAPMHGYVLRKRLHETLGMFRTFSYGSLYPTLRRLLRAGYLVEEFDEADDRAWSRRGRRVYKLTAEGKERFAELLGDAGPQTWDDEGFGVHLAFFSRTPADVRMRILEGRRRRVEERREGLRDALARAEEKIDRYTRELHRLGLESSEREVRWLNELIAHEQAEQRGPEQPGPS